In Pedobacter sp. W3I1, one DNA window encodes the following:
- a CDS encoding XrtY-associated glycosyltransferase XYAG1, whose amino-acid sequence MKIIHISASYKPAYIYGGPIQSVAKLCEAIAAPSDKREAESGVDLQVLTTTANGASELDVSIIKPILVHGVKVSYFKRWTKDHSHFSPGLLWGLRKEILRCTQDDKNTKIPKLQTPNSKLIIHIHAWWNLVSVLSCLVAKCYGVQVVLSPRGMLTAYSQHNRSSFSKKTLHKLIGKKLLQYCHIHATSEQEKRDILEIITPRSITVIPNLVNLTSEVPSTRYTVSSGNNLEPSSFKLIFLSRIEEKKGLELLFDAISLLDIDWQLTIAGSGKKEYIDSLQVKAQSLKLDHRINWIGQVSDQDKYGLMAKHDLLVLTSFNENFANVVIESLSVGTPVLVSDQVGLSDYVSEKQLGWISHLDIQDIKAQLSNAFSNHEKRQKIQQLAPEIIRKDFGGRLLVNRYLEMYKGLSNEQGV is encoded by the coding sequence GTGAAAATCATTCACATTTCTGCCTCTTATAAACCTGCCTACATCTATGGCGGGCCTATACAGAGCGTTGCGAAACTGTGCGAAGCGATAGCAGCGCCAAGCGACAAGCGTGAGGCGGAAAGCGGAGTTGACTTACAGGTTTTAACAACTACAGCAAACGGAGCATCTGAATTAGATGTAAGCATAATTAAACCTATTTTGGTTCATGGTGTAAAAGTTAGCTATTTTAAACGCTGGACTAAAGACCATAGTCATTTTTCTCCTGGGTTATTGTGGGGATTGAGAAAAGAGATCCTTCGTTGCACTCAGGATGACAAGAATACTAAAATACCCAAACTCCAAACTCCAAACTCCAAACTCATTATCCACATTCACGCCTGGTGGAACCTCGTTTCGGTTTTAAGCTGTTTGGTGGCAAAGTGCTATGGGGTGCAGGTGGTGCTATCACCAAGGGGTATGCTTACGGCTTATTCGCAGCATAACCGAAGTTCATTTTCTAAAAAGACTCTGCACAAGCTGATCGGAAAAAAGCTTTTGCAATATTGCCATATCCACGCCACCAGTGAGCAGGAGAAGCGCGATATCCTTGAGATTATTACGCCAAGAAGCATTACGGTAATCCCGAATTTGGTCAATTTAACTTCAGAAGTCCCAAGTACCAGGTATACAGTATCAAGTGGAAATAACCTTGAACCATCAAGTTTCAAACTCATTTTTCTTTCGCGTATAGAAGAAAAGAAAGGGTTGGAGCTGTTGTTCGATGCCATATCCTTACTCGATATAGATTGGCAGCTGACTATTGCAGGTTCAGGCAAAAAAGAATATATAGATAGCTTACAGGTAAAGGCGCAAAGCCTAAAACTAGATCATCGCATCAATTGGATTGGACAGGTTTCAGATCAGGACAAATATGGGTTGATGGCCAAACACGATTTATTGGTACTGACTTCCTTTAACGAAAACTTTGCCAACGTGGTGATCGAAAGCCTAAGTGTTGGAACACCTGTTTTGGTTTCTGATCAGGTTGGTTTATCTGATTATGTTAGTGAAAAGCAATTGGGCTGGATCAGTCATTTGGACATCCAGGATATTAAAGCACAACTGTCAAATGCTTTTTCTAACCATGAAAAAAGACAAAAGATCCAACAATTGGCACCGGAGATAATCAGAAAAGATTTTGGTGGCCGGCTTTTAGTTAATAGGTATCTGGAGATGTATAAAGGACTGAGTAATGAACAGGGAGTTTAG
- a CDS encoding glycosyltransferase family 2 protein, translating into MNREFSFIILTFNEEIHLPRLLESIKDLHAEVFILDSGSTDNTLKIAADYGATVKSNAFVNHPKQWDFALNNFEVKTPWSIGLDADQVVTPELFEMLQQFRDEDYASINGIYFNRKNYFQGSWIRYGGYYPIYLLKMFRTGIGYSDLNENMDHRFIVPGKTMIWKKGHILEENLKENDIDFWFKKHEKYSDLIAQEEIERMQKLRIQTLKPSIWGNPDEKKASLKRFWWKLPLGLRPYLYYGYRMVFQFGILDNKTARKFHYIQGLWFRKLVDKKITRLRNP; encoded by the coding sequence ATGAACAGGGAGTTTAGCTTTATCATTTTGACCTTTAACGAGGAGATCCATCTGCCGCGACTACTGGAATCTATTAAAGATCTGCATGCCGAAGTTTTTATTCTAGATAGTGGCAGCACAGATAACACCTTGAAAATTGCCGCTGATTATGGTGCAACAGTAAAAAGCAATGCTTTTGTAAACCATCCCAAACAGTGGGATTTTGCCTTAAATAACTTTGAAGTTAAAACACCCTGGTCCATCGGACTGGATGCAGACCAGGTGGTTACACCCGAGCTCTTTGAAATGCTGCAGCAATTTAGGGATGAAGATTATGCCAGTATAAACGGAATCTATTTTAACCGGAAGAACTATTTTCAGGGGAGTTGGATCCGCTATGGGGGCTACTACCCTATTTACCTGTTGAAAATGTTCAGAACAGGAATTGGCTATTCAGATCTTAACGAGAATATGGATCACCGTTTTATTGTTCCCGGAAAAACCATGATCTGGAAGAAGGGCCATATACTGGAAGAAAATTTAAAAGAAAACGATATTGATTTCTGGTTTAAAAAGCACGAAAAATATAGCGATCTGATTGCCCAGGAAGAAATTGAAAGGATGCAAAAGCTACGGATCCAAACATTAAAGCCAAGTATCTGGGGCAATCCAGATGAAAAAAAAGCCTCGCTAAAAAGGTTTTGGTGGAAATTGCCATTGGGGTTGCGCCCATATTTGTATTATGGCTACCGCATGGTATTTCAATTCGGTATCCTGGACAATAAAACCGCCAGAAAATTTCATTATATACAGGGACTCTGGTTCAGAAAACTAGTTGATAAAAAGATAACCAGGCTGCGAAATCCTTAG
- the xrtY gene encoding exosortase Y: MNEALNKQAKRQADKKAIKFVIALFVLYILFSQGNLFMNSVMTPGARFHNAYIADHFNYIQGLKTALIVPAVWIIKAFGFYAIYNESDVMVVAGPYLRVNYSCLGLGVMSFLAAFVLAFPAPWKSTFKMLAIGILTIYILNICRIAGLGVLLGFFESQRQNFTYHHEIFNIIVYICIFALLYFWIKQNTRTTGKIKTEENDQPKVD, encoded by the coding sequence ATGAACGAAGCCCTGAACAAACAAGCCAAGAGACAGGCGGATAAAAAAGCAATCAAATTCGTGATCGCGCTTTTTGTACTCTATATCCTATTTAGTCAGGGAAATTTGTTTATGAACAGCGTAATGACGCCTGGTGCCAGGTTTCACAATGCCTATATCGCCGATCACTTTAATTATATACAGGGCCTTAAAACTGCACTCATTGTACCGGCGGTGTGGATTATCAAAGCGTTTGGCTTTTATGCCATTTACAATGAATCGGATGTGATGGTTGTGGCAGGTCCATACCTCCGCGTTAATTATTCTTGTTTGGGCCTTGGTGTAATGAGTTTTCTGGCGGCCTTTGTGCTTGCCTTCCCAGCACCGTGGAAATCGACCTTTAAGATGCTGGCTATTGGGATTTTAACCATCTATATTTTAAATATTTGTCGGATTGCTGGTTTAGGTGTTTTACTTGGCTTTTTTGAATCGCAACGACAAAACTTTACCTACCACCACGAAATCTTCAATATTATTGTTTACATCTGCATTTTCGCGCTTTTGTATTTCTGGATCAAGCAAAATACTAGGACAACCGGTAAAATAAAAACAGAAGAGAACGATCAACCAAAAGTAGATTGA
- a CDS encoding WcaF family extracellular polysaccharide biosynthesis acetyltransferase, with the protein MNKTQLHKNFNTGDFKIGTSLLKQFLWYFTDVFFFKSRLMPSSSVLVFLLRLYGAKIGKEVRIKPGIHIKYPWKLIIGDYSWLADCYIENLDLVHIGANCCISQNATLMTGNHNYAKTSFDLITKPILIEDGVWICAEAKVAPGLHLFSHAVLSMGSVATNDLEAYSIYQGNPAIKTRKREIR; encoded by the coding sequence ATGAATAAAACTCAGCTCCATAAAAACTTTAATACCGGCGATTTTAAGATCGGCACATCACTATTGAAACAGTTTTTATGGTACTTTACCGATGTATTCTTTTTTAAAAGCAGGCTTATGCCAAGCAGTTCAGTCCTTGTATTCTTATTGAGATTATACGGAGCGAAGATCGGAAAAGAAGTACGTATTAAACCTGGTATTCATATCAAATATCCATGGAAGCTTATTATAGGTGATTACAGCTGGCTTGCCGATTGTTATATTGAAAATTTAGATCTCGTGCACATTGGTGCAAACTGCTGCATCTCGCAGAACGCCACGCTAATGACGGGAAATCATAATTATGCCAAAACCAGTTTTGATCTGATTACTAAACCAATTTTAATCGAAGATGGCGTATGGATCTGTGCCGAAGCCAAAGTTGCTCCCGGCCTTCATTTATTCAGTCATGCGGTACTTTCCATGGGTAGTGTTGCAACCAACGATCTTGAAGCATATTCCATCTATCAAGGCAACCCTGCCATAAAAACAAGAAAAAGGGAAATCCGCTAG
- a CDS encoding polysaccharide deacetylase family protein, whose protein sequence is MNIPIIMLHHINNLPGPGLENWSISEEKFILLLNTIEKHGFTTTTFKLLQAHNYQRRAKAIILSFDDCPGALFEFAIPELLKRNMKAVFSIPTAQIGGFNQWDVAEQGFASVTLMNAEQLQYLSSLGMEIASHGQQHLRANKISEQQFVEEITASKKTLEKLLNQKIQTLAYPYGEVPKNYKKLVSQAGYTFGLSIYQWRSNQFALRRIGIHASDTESSLSFKLSRSYQFMRTFFDPILWIKKAIRV, encoded by the coding sequence TTGAACATTCCAATTATTATGCTCCACCATATCAATAATCTTCCCGGCCCAGGCCTGGAAAATTGGAGCATCAGCGAAGAAAAGTTCATTCTTTTACTCAACACCATTGAAAAGCATGGGTTTACTACCACTACATTTAAACTGTTACAAGCGCATAATTATCAAAGGCGGGCAAAGGCAATCATCCTGAGTTTTGATGATTGCCCGGGTGCACTTTTTGAATTCGCTATTCCTGAACTGCTGAAACGAAATATGAAAGCTGTATTTTCTATCCCCACTGCACAGATCGGAGGATTTAACCAATGGGATGTAGCTGAACAAGGGTTCGCAAGCGTAACACTAATGAATGCAGAACAATTACAATATCTTTCCAGTCTGGGTATGGAAATTGCGAGCCACGGCCAACAACATTTGAGGGCAAACAAGATTAGTGAACAGCAATTCGTTGAAGAAATTACAGCATCAAAAAAAACGCTAGAAAAGCTACTGAATCAAAAAATTCAAACATTGGCCTATCCCTATGGCGAGGTTCCCAAAAACTACAAAAAACTGGTCAGCCAGGCAGGCTACACTTTTGGACTTTCAATCTATCAATGGAGATCGAATCAGTTCGCGCTGCGTAGGATAGGTATTCACGCATCCGATACGGAAAGCTCCCTATCTTTTAAACTGAGTAGATCCTATCAGTTTATGCGTACATTTTTCGATCCAATTCTCTGGATAAAAAAGGCCATCAGGGTCTAA
- a CDS encoding trans-aconitate 2-methyltransferase, whose translation MNMEVLFDKIKNKFRRLLYTLVLSKFGFGNRVSKRIWEKQFCGNDWDYLYTEAEKGHYLAIADLFKKHGLGKILDVGCGQGVLYNYLKSEIKPLNYLGIDISSNAVANAKVSFPGASFLQLDFEYDTLNVKFDAIIFNETLYYFNRPLNTIQKCIKQNLNKGGYFIISMCDFLGHDVIWEVLKKHFNFISFQEILNENDQKWKVAIFRP comes from the coding sequence ATGAACATGGAGGTCCTTTTCGATAAGATCAAAAATAAATTCAGACGCTTGCTTTACACGCTCGTGTTATCTAAGTTTGGCTTCGGTAATAGGGTATCTAAAAGGATATGGGAAAAACAGTTTTGTGGAAACGACTGGGATTATCTTTACACTGAAGCCGAAAAAGGTCATTATCTTGCGATAGCGGATCTGTTTAAAAAGCATGGCTTGGGTAAGATTCTGGATGTAGGCTGTGGCCAGGGAGTACTTTATAATTACCTTAAATCTGAAATAAAACCATTGAATTACCTTGGGATCGATATTTCTTCCAATGCGGTAGCGAATGCAAAGGTCTCGTTTCCTGGGGCAAGTTTTCTGCAACTTGATTTTGAGTATGACACCCTGAATGTGAAATTCGATGCCATTATCTTTAACGAAACCTTGTATTATTTCAACAGGCCGTTAAATACCATTCAGAAATGTATAAAGCAGAACTTAAATAAGGGTGGGTATTTCATTATTTCCATGTGCGATTTTTTAGGTCATGATGTGATCTGGGAGGTACTTAAAAAGCACTTCAATTTTATCTCCTTTCAAGAGATCCTCAATGAAAACGATCAAAAATGGAAAGTGGCAATATTTAGACCCTGA
- a CDS encoding glycoside hydrolase family 32 protein has protein sequence MKNKFIRPAIFLLYSLFSIGTNAQSTKGEKYRPAFHFSPKAHWMNDPNGMVYYNGVYHLFFQYHPGGTTWGPMHWGHATTRDLFNWEEKPIALYPDSLGMIFSGSTVIDKNNTAGFGKNAMVAIFTHHNQKIEEAKTGLHQYQSIAYSIDEGAHWAKYKGNPVLPNPGITDFRDPKVMWFEQGKKWIMTLATKDRITFYSSPNLKTWKRESEFGANLGAHGGVWECPDLFPLKSNGKTVWVLLVSINPGGPNGGSATQYFTGSFDGNKFTPNSIKQKWVDYGTDDYAGVTWSNTGDRKIFLGWMNNWQYANQVPTKAWRGAMTIPRELSLENVGNDYYLRSVPVKEIAPLLKSVYNSTNVSTGKELNLSSYIKPLNGKFKLELSLAKLAKVDIVLENRDKEQLIIGYDEKNDSYFIDRRSAGDASFEKGFAKKHVAPRISKSKNLKLSLILDETSVELFSDNGLTAMTDIFFPNSYWDTLKIRTSSGVKLSAVSVWKIDLKKPVDNRHKK, from the coding sequence ATGAAAAACAAATTTATAAGACCAGCGATCTTTTTACTTTACAGTCTGTTTTCTATTGGCACCAATGCCCAATCTACCAAAGGTGAAAAATACAGGCCGGCTTTCCATTTTTCGCCAAAGGCACATTGGATGAACGATCCCAACGGCATGGTCTATTACAATGGGGTTTATCATCTTTTCTTCCAGTATCACCCAGGAGGAACAACATGGGGACCTATGCACTGGGGACATGCTACAACCCGCGATTTATTCAACTGGGAGGAAAAGCCAATCGCACTTTATCCCGATAGTCTTGGGATGATTTTCTCCGGAAGTACCGTAATCGATAAAAACAATACCGCAGGATTTGGAAAGAATGCCATGGTTGCCATATTTACCCACCATAACCAAAAGATTGAGGAGGCCAAAACCGGCTTGCACCAGTATCAGAGTATTGCCTATAGTATAGATGAGGGGGCGCACTGGGCGAAGTATAAAGGAAATCCGGTGTTGCCGAATCCCGGGATTACCGATTTCAGGGATCCAAAGGTGATGTGGTTCGAACAGGGAAAAAAATGGATCATGACCCTGGCTACAAAAGATAGGATCACTTTCTACTCTTCCCCGAATCTAAAAACCTGGAAACGCGAGAGCGAATTTGGAGCCAACTTGGGCGCGCACGGTGGCGTGTGGGAATGCCCGGATCTATTTCCACTTAAAAGCAATGGTAAAACAGTATGGGTGCTGTTGGTCAGCATCAATCCGGGAGGTCCTAACGGAGGTTCTGCGACGCAGTACTTTACCGGAAGTTTTGACGGGAATAAATTCACGCCAAATTCTATAAAACAGAAATGGGTAGATTATGGTACTGATGATTATGCAGGGGTTACCTGGTCTAATACCGGTGACCGGAAGATCTTCCTTGGATGGATGAACAACTGGCAATATGCCAACCAGGTGCCTACCAAGGCCTGGCGTGGCGCTATGACAATCCCAAGAGAATTATCGCTTGAAAATGTTGGGAACGACTATTACCTTCGTTCAGTTCCTGTAAAAGAAATCGCTCCACTGTTGAAATCTGTATACAACAGTACTAACGTTTCTACAGGCAAGGAGCTAAATCTCTCTTCTTATATTAAGCCCCTCAATGGAAAATTCAAACTTGAACTAAGCCTTGCCAAATTAGCAAAGGTAGATATTGTGCTGGAAAACCGCGATAAAGAGCAGCTCATCATTGGCTATGATGAAAAGAATGACAGTTATTTTATCGACAGGAGGAGCGCTGGTGATGCATCTTTCGAAAAGGGATTTGCTAAAAAACACGTTGCTCCACGGATTTCAAAATCCAAAAATCTAAAGCTTAGTTTGATTCTCGATGAAACCTCGGTAGAGCTATTTTCGGATAATGGACTAACGGCGATGACCGATATTTTTTTTCCAAATAGTTACTGGGATACATTGAAGATCCGTACTTCTTCGGGTGTTAAATTGAGTGCTGTTTCGGTTTGGAAGATTGATCTGAAAAAACCGGTAGATAACAGGCATAAAAAGTAG